One window of Nicotiana tomentosiformis chromosome 11, ASM39032v3, whole genome shotgun sequence genomic DNA carries:
- the LOC104113219 gene encoding pectinesterase inhibitor-like, with product MASSFTITSFLVSFFLSILFTSTIVKGDLVSDICAKTPNATLCETLLRSDPHSKTADLETLGAITFNMTSKLIDSTSALVTSLRDNATNATLKEVYSKCIDQYAFVQLSRENAEGYFKDKKCGQVVHFMSRSIGDLLTCDSSFFEHSVVEDEKLQQASFSLEQYCSAIIVMAVRL from the coding sequence ATGGCTTCTTCTTTCACTATTACCTCATTTCTTGTATCTTTTTTTCTATCCATTCTCTTCACATCAACAATTGTGAAGGGAGATTTAGTTAGTGATATTTGCGCCAAAACACCCAATGCTACTCTTTGCGAGACACTTTTAAGATCAGATCCTCATTCTAAAACCGCAGATCTTGAAACCCTAGGCGCGATCACGTTCAACATGACTTCCAAACTTATCGACTCAACATCCGCTCTGGTAACTTCTCTTCGCGATAACGCGACGAACGCAACACTAAAAGAAGTATACTCAAAGTGTATTGACCAATATGCATTTGTACAACTAAGTAGGGAAAATGCAGAGGGTTATTTTAAGGACAAAAAATGTGGACAAGTTGTCCATTTTATGAGTCGTTCAATTGGTGATTTATTGACATGTGATAGTAGCTTTTTTGAACATTCAGTGGTTGAAGATGAGAAGCTACAACAAGCTAGTTTTTCGTTGGAACAATATTGCAGTGCTATTATTGTTATGGCTGTTCGTCTCTAG